Below is a genomic region from Thermus oshimai DSM 12092.
TGGTCACCACCCACTACATGGACGAGGCGGAGCGCTGCCACCGCCTGGCCCTCCTCCACCGGGGCCGGGTCCTGGCGGAGGGCACCCCCAAGACCCTCAAGGCCCTGGCCCAGGAGCGGGCCGACTTCTACTTCGTCCAGGCCCCCCTGGAGGAGGTCCGGGCCTGGAAGGGGGTGCTGGACGCCTGGCCCAGCGGCGAGGGCGTGCGGATCACGGTCCGGAAGGGAACCCCCGTCCCGCGGGGCGAGCGGGCCTTCCCCAGCCTGGAGGAGGTCTTCCTCCTCCTCACCCAGGAGGCGGCATGAACCGGATCCTGGCCCTGGCGGAAAAAGAGCTCCTGGAGATCCGGCGGGACAAGGTCCTGCCGCGGCTCATCGTCCTCCTCCCCACCCTGATGCTCCTCCTCTTCGGCTACGCCATCAACTTCACCCTCACGGGGATCCCCTTAAGCGTCTACGACGGCTCCCAGGACCGCATCAGCGAGACCCTTCTAGGGGAGCTCACCCGGGAGGACCGGTTCCGCGTGGCCCTTCGGGCGGCCACCCCGGAGGAGGTCCGGGAAAGCCTGGACCGGGGCCAGGCCCGGGTGGGGGTGGTCATCCCCCCCGGGGCCCTGGAGAGGGTGCGGGCCGGGGAAACGGTCCAGCTGGAGATCTACCTGGACGGCAGCGACCCCAACTTCGCCTTCCAGGCCCAGGCCCTCCTGCGCCGGGCCGTCCAGGAGGTGAACGCCCGCGTCCTCATGGGCCGGGCCCTTTCGGGGGAGGCGGTGCTCCCCCCTTTAAGCCCCGTCCTCCACACCCTCTACAACCCCGAGAACAAGACGGCCTGGTTCATGATCCCCGGGATCATCGGCCTCATCCTCACCCAGTTCACCGTCCTCCTCACCGCCCTTTCCATCGTGCGGGAGGAGGAAAGCCGCATGATGGAGGCCCTCCTGGCCTCCCCCCTGCGCCCCCACGAGGTGGTGCTGGGCAAGGTCCTGCCCTACCTGGGCATCGCCTTCTCCGTGGCCCTTTTGGTCCTCCTCCTGGGGCACTGGGTCTTCGGGGTGCCGGTGCAGGGTAGCCTGGGGGTGCTCCTCATGGGCATGTTCCTCTTCGTCCTGGGCTCCTTGGCGGTGGGGGTCCTCATCTCCACCCTGGCCCGCACCCAGGTGCAGGCGGTGTTCGGCACCTTCGCCTACGCCTTCCCCACCATCTTCCTCTCGGGCTTCGTCTTTCCCATTGAGGGGATGCCGGCCTTCTTCCGCCTCCTCTCCTACCTGGTGCCCGCCCGCTACCTCATAGAGACCTTGAGGGGGGTGCTCCTCAAGGGCCAGGGGCTTGGGGTCCTGTGGCCCCACCTCCTCGCCCTCCTCCTCTTCTCGGGGCTGGTGCTCTTCCTGGCGGCCCATCGCTTCCGCCGCCAGGTGGCGGTGTAGGGGGTGGCCATGCGGAGGCTGGTTTGGGGACTGGTCCTTTGGGGCGTGGCCCTGGCGGGGAGCCTCGAGGCCGGAGGGTACCTGGCCCCCGGGGGGGGCACCCCCACCCTGGCCCTGGAGGAACGCCTGGGGGAGGTCCACCTAAGCCTCCTCGCCCAGTGGCCCTGGCTGGGGGTGGGCCTGGAAGGGGGCCTGGCCTTAGGACCCCTGGGGTACGTGGGCTATGGGGGCCGGCTGGAAGGGGGCCTGGGCCTGGGGGGCCTCCTCCACGCGGAAGGGGGCGCGGGGCCTGTGGCCCTCGCCTTACGGCTCGGCTACCGGCCTCTAGCCCACCCGCCTCTTTTTCCCGAGGAAGGGGTTTTCGGAAGGGCGGCTTTCCGCTACCGGGAGGGGCCTGGGGTCTATAGCGCCCTCCTGGAGAAAGGGGAGGTTTCCCGCCTGGAGGGGAGCTACGCCCTCCGCCGGGAGGCCACCTACACCCTGGGGGCGGGGCTTTCCACCACGGGGCCCTACCTCCTCCTGGGCTGGAAGGGGGAGGTGGGGGAGGGCCTGGACGTGCTGGACCTGGCCTTTCGCCTCGGGGGGGTGAACCAGGTGGAGGCCCGGCTTTTCCTCACGGACCTTAGCCTGGCCCTCACCCTGGCCTACCCTTGGCGGGGTAGCCTTTCCGCGTGGGTAGGGGACCTGGGGGTGGAGGCGGGGTACAAGGGGGCCCCGTACCTCTGGGTCCGCTACGTCTGGAGGTGGACGGAATGAGAAGAACCTGGTGGCTCCTCGTCCTTTCGGCCCTGGCCTGGGCGCAAAACCCCGAGGCCATCCTGGAGGCGGTGACGAAAAACCTCTCCACCCCCTGGCAGGCGGAGGTCCAAGGCCAGATCCAGGGCCCTTCCGGGGAGGAAACCCTCAGGGCCCGGGTCTACGCGGTGCCCCAGGAAGGGGTCTATCGCATCGAGTTCCTGAAGCCCGGCAGCCTCGAGGGCAACTTCACCGTGGTCACGGAGAAGGAGGTCTGGAACTACCTCTACCTCACCAACCAGCTCATCATCGCCCCCAAGGAGAAGGCCCAGGTCCAGAACCTGGGCTTCAGCCCCCAGGCCTTCGGCGACCTGAAGGCCCTTTCGGAAAAGGTGGCCTTCACCCTGGAGGGGGAGGAGGCCCTCCCCGAGGGGGTGGCCTGGCGGCTTCGGGGCAGGGCCAAGGAACGCCTGGGCTTTAAGGAGGTGGTCCTCTACGTGCTGAAGTCGGACCCCAGGCCCCTCCGCTTCCTCTTCCGGGACGAGGGGGGGAAGACCCTGGCCGACCTCAGGGTGGTGAACTTCAAGAAGACCCCCTTAAGGGCCCAGGACCTGAAGCGCTACCCCAAGGACGCCCAGGTGGTGCGGCGCTAAGGTGGCCCTACCCTTCCGCGTAGAGGGGGGTGGTGAGGTACTTCCACCCCCCGTCCGGGCTGATGCAGGCCACCCGCTTCCCGGGGCCAAGGGCCCTCGCCACCTGGAGCGCGGCCCAGATGATCCCCCCTGAGCTCATCCCCAGGAAAAGCCCCTCCTCCCGGGCCAGCCTGCGGGCCAGGGGGAAGGCGTCCTCCTCCCACACCTGGATGACCCCGTCCAGGAGGCTTAGGTCCAGGTTCTCGGGGATGAAGCCCGGCCCCATGCCCTGGAACTGGTGCTGGCCCATCTTCCCCCCGGAGAGCACGTTGGAGCGGGCGGGCTCCACCGCGTAGACCTTCACCCCGGGGATGCGCTCTTTCAGGTAGCGCCCCACGCCGCTGATGGTCCCCCCCGTGCCCGAGCCGTAGACGAAGGCGTCGATCCGCCCCCCTAGGGCCTCGTAGAGCTCCGGCCCCGTGGTCTCGTAGTGGGCGCGGACGTTGGCCGGATTGGCGAACTGGTCGGGCATGAAGGCCCCAAGCTCCTCCTTGATCCTTAGGGCCTCCTCCCGGGCGGCCAGCATCCGCCTCTCGGGGTCGGTGAGGACGAGCTCCGCCCCGAAGGCCCTTAAGGTGCGCTTCCTCTCCTCCGACATCTGGGCGGGCATGGTGAGGATGAGGCGGTAGCCGCGGCTGGCGGCGATCATGGCCAGGCCGATGCCGGTGTTGCCGCTGGTGGGCTCCACGATGACCTGGCCCGAGCCGGGCCTTAGGAGGCCCCGTTCCTCCGCGTCCTTGATCATGTACCAGGCGGGCCGGTCCTTGATGGAGCCCCCGGGGTTTAGGCCCTCCAACTTCACCCACACCTCGGCCATCCCGGGCTCCACCACCCGGGAAAGGCGCACCACAGGGGTCTTGCCGATGACCTCCTCCACCCGCATGCCCCCACTATAGACCCCCAAGGTCTGGTAAAATGGGAGGAGCAAGCCTACGCTTGCGAAAGGAAGCGCGATGAAGGTTGAACAGGACAAGGTCGTCACCATCCGCTACACCCTCCAGGTGGAGGGTGAGGTTTTGGACCAGGGGGAGCTCGCCTACCTCCACGGCCACGGCAACCTGATCCGGGGCCTCGAGGAGGCCTTGGAAGGCCAGGAGGAGGGGGCGAAGCTCTCGGTCCAGGTGCCCGCGGAGAAGGCCTACGGCCCGCACGACCCCGAGGGGGTCCAGGTGGTCCCCCTTTCCGCCTTCCCCAAGGACGCGGAGGTGGTCCCCGGGGCCCAGTTCTACGCCCAGGACATGGAGGGCAACCCCATGCCCCTCACCGTGGTGGAGGTCCAGGGGGAGGAGGTCACCATTGACTTCAACCACCCCCTGGCGGGCAAGGACCTGGACTTCCAGGTGGAGGTGGTGAAGGTCCGGGAGGCCACCCCCGAGGAGCTCCTCCACGGGCACGTGCACGAGGGCGGGCACCACCACTAGCCCTTTAGGCCCGGCCGAGGTCAAGCCTAGGGCTTGACCTTTTTTCTTTTCCATGCCATAGTAAGGAGTCCCCCAAAACCCGAAGGGTTTTTGCGGACGAAGGAGAAGCATGAAGAAGGGTACCGTCAAGTGGTTCAACGCGGAAAAGGGGTATGGGTTCATCCAGCAGGAAGAAGGGCCCGATGTGTTCGTGCACTTCAGCGCCATTGAAGCCGAGGGCTTCCGCACGCTGAATGAAGGTGAACGGGTGGAGTTTGAGGTGGAGCCGGGCCGGGGCGGCAAGGGCCCCCAGGCCAAGAAGGTCCGCCGCATCTAA
It encodes:
- a CDS encoding ABC transporter permease, with product MNRILALAEKELLEIRRDKVLPRLIVLLPTLMLLLFGYAINFTLTGIPLSVYDGSQDRISETLLGELTREDRFRVALRAATPEEVRESLDRGQARVGVVIPPGALERVRAGETVQLEIYLDGSDPNFAFQAQALLRRAVQEVNARVLMGRALSGEAVLPPLSPVLHTLYNPENKTAWFMIPGIIGLILTQFTVLLTALSIVREEESRMMEALLASPLRPHEVVLGKVLPYLGIAFSVALLVLLLGHWVFGVPVQGSLGVLLMGMFLFVLGSLAVGVLISTLARTQVQAVFGTFAYAFPTIFLSGFVFPIEGMPAFFRLLSYLVPARYLIETLRGVLLKGQGLGVLWPHLLALLLFSGLVLFLAAHRFRRQVAV
- a CDS encoding outer membrane lipoprotein carrier protein LolA; the protein is MRRTWWLLVLSALAWAQNPEAILEAVTKNLSTPWQAEVQGQIQGPSGEETLRARVYAVPQEGVYRIEFLKPGSLEGNFTVVTEKEVWNYLYLTNQLIIAPKEKAQVQNLGFSPQAFGDLKALSEKVAFTLEGEEALPEGVAWRLRGRAKERLGFKEVVLYVLKSDPRPLRFLFRDEGGKTLADLRVVNFKKTPLRAQDLKRYPKDAQVVRR
- the cysK gene encoding cysteine synthase A — its product is MRVEEVIGKTPVVRLSRVVEPGMAEVWVKLEGLNPGGSIKDRPAWYMIKDAEERGLLRPGSGQVIVEPTSGNTGIGLAMIAASRGYRLILTMPAQMSEERKRTLRAFGAELVLTDPERRMLAAREEALRIKEELGAFMPDQFANPANVRAHYETTGPELYEALGGRIDAFVYGSGTGGTISGVGRYLKERIPGVKVYAVEPARSNVLSGGKMGQHQFQGMGPGFIPENLDLSLLDGVIQVWEEDAFPLARRLAREEGLFLGMSSGGIIWAALQVARALGPGKRVACISPDGGWKYLTTPLYAEG
- a CDS encoding FKBP-type peptidyl-prolyl cis-trans isomerase, which encodes MKVEQDKVVTIRYTLQVEGEVLDQGELAYLHGHGNLIRGLEEALEGQEEGAKLSVQVPAEKAYGPHDPEGVQVVPLSAFPKDAEVVPGAQFYAQDMEGNPMPLTVVEVQGEEVTIDFNHPLAGKDLDFQVEVVKVREATPEELLHGHVHEGGHHH
- a CDS encoding cold-shock protein — translated: MKKGTVKWFNAEKGYGFIQQEEGPDVFVHFSAIEAEGFRTLNEGERVEFEVEPGRGGKGPQAKKVRRI